The following DNA comes from Cucumis sativus cultivar 9930 chromosome 7, Cucumber_9930_V3, whole genome shotgun sequence.
ttttctattatttttttcttttcttggtaTTTTCcatttatgtatttgtttgaggactatttattctccccttatttattcaataatatagaaattttACACAAATACATGACCACATTCGAAATGAATCAAACTTCCAACCAGTTGAACAGCACTGTATCCAATTccttcaattaatttaactcAGAAAACTTACCTCCAGCTCAAAATCCTTTTCACTGCATTGAGTCATTAATCTTGTAACGGTCTGCAACCatacaaaagtaaaataataatataaagaattctaattttaaaaataataaaaaataaaaagtcaagACAATTGAAGGTAAGTCAATGAGCTCCAGGAAGTAGCACCTGCTGTATTTCAGCCATCGATGCACTTGAAATCGAAGACTCGCCACCCTCAGAAATTCGTTTTTCCAAAGCCATCATTTGcatcttcttttcttgaatttcCTGTTCTAAATTCTGGATCTGGACAAAGGAACAGAGATGATTAAATTATTGGCTCAAAAACCTTACGTTAACTTATGGAGACAAATAAGGTACAGCAGAGAGAAAAATCATGACAAACTATACTTGAACTTTAGAACCATCAGGGTCATCAACAGACTGCTCCACCAAGCGTTTCAGTGTGCTAGTTTTAAACGCAATCTCTCCAGCAAGCATCTTAACTTGCTCACCCAGCAGATCCATCTGATCTGACAATGTCATCTCGTCCTACAGTTGCAATATAAACAGTCATTTTAATATGCATAGCTCATAGTGctaagaaacagaaaaaaaccTTCCTAAAGAAACTGTAatcaagataaaaaaaataaaagataaatagaTGTAACAGATCACAGAGTCTACGGCAGCAATAATTTCACTCACGTTAGTTGATCCAATGACCGCACTATCAGCTGGTAAAGGTTCACCGTTAAGCTGAGAAGAGACATCAGAGTGTACAATAGAGGATGGATCATTGTGATTCTCACTTTCGGAATGCAATCCTTGGGAGACCTCGGccttctaaaaaagaaaattgaaaaaatgagcAACAGATTTATTGTTCTCCAACTAGTAAGAACTGCAAAAGTTCAGTCACGcagaaatataaaaagagagGCCacttgacaaaaaaaatcagtTATGTAACGGGAGTTAGTATTTGCTCCTTCGCTATTAGATGTATACATTGCCAGAAAACTAATTGGCTGAACACTGTTTTATTCTACACGAGTAACACAACTAATGATGTGCATCGAAAtcttatcaaaataaaagcaGATGATGACGACATGATGATAAAAACTGTTGTTGCAAAAAATGTATGGAGGAAGAACAACCACAGAACCCTTCGTTCCTGTCACTAACAGTAAAATGGTTCATGTGCACAACAAGGCAACCTAATATATAACTCTACTgatcctctctctctttctctcatttcTAGGCTTCTCTATTATTCTCaatgtataactctcttgtactttgagtttattaataatattgaagcttgtctccttttcaaaaaacaaaaagatgagAGTGCTCATCTTGGATCTTCTAAGCACTGAATTTTTAAGTCTTCACATTCGTGATGGCAATCAGAAAATCCATCTGATTAACCTAAAAGTGAATGTGCAAGCGTATATTGAAGAAAGCTTATAAAGACAACTTACATCATCAAAAGAAGATTTGTTTCTTTGATGACTAGGAACATCACTCAAACATCCAGGAATAGAATTCTTAGAAGAGACAAGTATGAGTTTCGTCAGCCTCTGAATCCTACTCATGAGAGCAACCttagcttcttcttcctcctctaaTCTTGACTGCATTTTTACTTGACCTTCTTCCAACTATTTGATCACACGAGAAATGACATAGTGAAATAGTATTCTGGAATAGTAATTGAGGCACCAAACATGACcgtagaaaacaaaaacctgTTGCCTCAAATTCATTATCTCTTCGTGATTAACACCAGCAAGCATCCCCCTCTTCAACTGATCAAGTTCTTGCTTGAGGGTTGAAATTTCTCTCTGGTACTTCTTTATCAAAGATTTCTCATCAATTATCTGGACACACAATAAAGATTTAAGAAAAGTGTTAAAGCCCATGTGAGCATTAGACATTTTCCTTCAACTTCACATCGAATAGAAACTTCATTTAACCTTATTGCGTGAGGCATAGATTTCAACTCGTTTCGCCCTGCTAGCAAACTTCAATGTATTGTGAGTTTCCTCCATGTTACTGGATGCAGGAGTTACTGTGCAAATAAGCTGGAGATAATTTGaatgttaaaaaaaggaagttgGCAAAATTTTACTGCACAAGCATTCATAATAGGTAAAAGGGAAAGCAgattgataaagaaaaatatttatcaattagTTCCATTTATGAGAAGCATggactacaaaaaaaaagtaaactgTTTCTAAATCAATTACTCACTGAAACGTGTCCATGCCCACTGAGTGAAGATTGTAGAAGACGGGTAAGCTTAGAGTCTCGATAAGGAACATGGGACGCCTTTCCCTCGCTTAATTTCCCAATAACCTTCACAGTGcaaccaaatatataaataacttCCATCTTGAGGTATCCCCTACATAAGGGAAACCAATATCACAGAAGTACGAACATTCTcatgaaatatatgaaaattaaacttatttacaGGCGTTCCAATATCTACTGCAATAAATGGattgatgaaatattttagatttaaacaCAACAGGCACTTGAAATCACAAGGATAAGGAATAATGAAGCAAAACTTGGTTTACTAAATCAGGATCAGCATGATAAAAAATCCTAATTGTACTGTTATATTTGTTAGGGAAAGAGCGCAAGAACATTTaatcaacaaagaaaaaccctAAGAAAAGACACCTACTGTTCCAAGAGTCAAAAGGCTTTTGTTTATATAGGCGCCTTCCTTTCTCCTCAGTCCAGTAGTTTCAGTCTTTGAGCTCTCGGACCCAgctaaatcaatcaaattctGTTGCATGGAGTTAACATGAGATTGACACATTAAAGTTTAATGGCCTTACATATcataatgaaatagaattgaTCGTACAACTTACAAGTTGAGAGAAGATGACACCGTCATACTCATCACCACGTGCACTACTTTCAATCATCTGCAAGAGCATACTGCACTCTTAGTTTAGAGAGGCAGAAAGATGAGGAAGAGTGAACTAATGATTCCTAGCACACAAATACGTTTGTCAAGAGTGGGGGAAAGGAGCCCAAATTTCCCACAGAGCTACCACAGCAGGGGATAAGTTTGTCAGTTCATAGGTTTTTAATGCACTTTGAACAAGTTTCTAATTGGTATCATAAAGAAGTGAGGTCTAGTTGCAGAAAGCAAATTATATCATGGAAAACAATACTCAGtctaaaatagaatatagAACATAGCCAAGAAATGAATTGAAGAGCAAGCAATCGGATTCTCCACCAACAAGgaaatctttaattttaccAGCGTAAAGATGGTGTGACTCCGGCTACtaaaaagattgaaattgTTTGATCCAACGTGACGATGCTCTGCCATTTAAGAACCCTCCATTTATACACATAAAAGGACACAATGAGAAGAGAAATACGGAAGCAGAAGTTATCAGTTAATACCTTCTCCAGCGGCTATAAATGATAAAGCATGTCCCGGGGACAAAACTACTTCTTCCTTTATACCTTCAACATAAGTGCCCTAGTTGATGACAACAGCATCAAATATACAAttatactaaaacaaaaacagtttGCAGGGTGAGGACTATAAGGACaagttaaaaaggaaaaaagggcACCTGTGCATCTTCCCTAACACGCAAATTCTGACCTGTTGGATCCAGCAAATCATTTATCACCTGGTAccaagaatgaaaaatgatcaCGAGTCGAATAACTTTGAAGATTGGAATGTATTATTTAGCACTTTGCGCCTGATTGTTTAGCATGCCAACAATTGTACTCTTCATATAAAAACAAGATATCCTTTGACTCTCAACAATGTAGAACAGAAACTGAATTTACAATCACCAACAGAACTCGTAGTAAGTctacaagaaaataacaatttggAAATGATTGATCACTGAAGCTCTAAAACTTCTCAGAATGGAATTACTTACTTCATTGTATATTTCCAGGTAGGATACACGGAGCAAGAATTCCCTTCCAGGAGACTAcacagaaaaaacaaacactcGTCTATATGGATGAACACTCACAATAAAAATAgtcttctaaaattttcaacagataaatcaaatttgatagCAGCCAGAAGCAAGGACGAAAAATAAGCTAATAAGGAAAAAGATAACTGTAAAGCAGAAGTCATGCCGTGCACAGAATTTTCATACATAGCATCCTTTTCTTGGTAGTTCATGTGAATAGCAAAAATCACTTCTTAAATATCGATAattgtttaatattatataataatatgaatttattCAATGTAAAGGCATCTTTACCTCTTTAAAGAGGCTTAGGTTTGAACATTCACCACAAATTTGCGATGCAATATCCTCAAAAGATTATATAgcgaaaaaaaattcattacccaaaagaagaacaataattcaacaatttatttgattgttaccttaaataatattgaataaaatagtaattctGCACGTTCATTAACCAAACATCATAGCGGgcctcaaattttatttagcgcgattcaataattattttaacattattCAGGAGTCTAATAGTAGCAAACAGAACCCTTAAGAACAAAATCAAAGGCTTACTTGAACAGATGTACGCCAAAGCTAACCCTCTCCACCAAAGTAAACATAAGAAGTTTTGGAAAGGACTCGTCCCACATTGCCCCCTCCTTCTATGgattttcatgtttaaaacgtgcaagatttaaataaagagTAACAAGAAACATATGTATTTGGCATAcgccttttttgtttttccaattTCCTCTCTGAAAAACTGCTTTAACAAAGTATGGAGCTCTTTAAGACCTGAGTAAACCTCAATCATGGATGAGTCATGACAACAAGCCATTACGTGCCTACTACCCATTGTCTATTACAATAAGCTCGTTTTGGCTACCAAGTAGGTATCACCAATAGATACAGGTGTTGAACTACATAAGAATCATAgaatgtgaaaagaaaaattgtgcTCGAGAGGCAAAGCAAGCCAACATCTCTTAAAGACAAAATAATGGTATTGGTTATGTACCAGAGTACAGAaggaataattacaaaaactaGAACATCgacaaaaagaataattagaaCTCATACGATGTTAAGCATCTTAATAAACAGCAGGAAGTTAGGAACTGCACTCAAGATATCAATTGGCAAGAGTTGTGTAAAGAAATTATCAAGAAATTAGCGAACCAAATTAGGAAGATGTCAATAAGACAAATAACTGGAGAACTGCTTCGATGTCTCACTTTAAACTTATGCCAGGACACTTACATCTTGGATGATGCTGAAAACATCTTTTATAGCCAGTGGTATGATACCTGGAGAGTTTTGATCTCCCTGTGaattatttagagaaacaaaTCAATAACATTACTCAATAATGCAAAATAAGATCAACCTACAATTGAGGGAGGTAGAGAAGTATAAAAAGGGATAACACGGTGAAAACTACCATGGAAGAAAAGGCAGATATGAAGTAGAGAAAGAGCAAATCGTTGAATCATCACATAACAATGTCAGGTTGGCTATCAAGCAAACTAGCATGTCTCTCAACCAAACTCATTACTCTCTGCTAATCAAGTTTCAGATCTAACACCAACCTCTAATAATTCCAAAATGAAATAGATATGGCTTtactgaaaaaataaattaactagtggattcattatttttcaatagcAACGTCAAATAGTGCTGCTACTCACTTTTAAAAGTCCCATTCCATAGTTTTCAGCTGAATATATAAAAGGGAAACCCCGATAAGCGATATCTTAGTCATGGCCCTCAAAAGGTAAGCAGAAGCGATGATTAACAGTAGATGACCAAGAACTAGGTGGcgtaaaaattaaatgaaaaaatcgaTTCAACAAGAAATCAGAGCTTGTCATCCCTCTGTCCACTTGACTATAAGAAAGTTTATCCCCACACGATCAGTGTGTTAGGTTTCTAGCATGccaataaaaaaacaactcaatGAAGAATatccaaaatcaaattcaagaaGTAAAGTTTGCAAAGATTTACAAGTCCAAATCACAAGAACAcataataattcaaacttttaacaGGATATTAACGGTTAACAAAGCTGTTAGTGTAGTTAAAACCACATATTGGCGATACACAGACTCGTGAGTGATTGATGTGTTTAAGCAAATCAGATTTAATaatttgactattttgttTAGACGCCATTCAAGTACAACTCCCAAAAAGGATTAAACATATGAACAAAACGTTACTGTATCATACATACATGCATAGTGTGTGTCTTCCCACTGCTTGTCACACCGTAAGCAAATACAGTTCCTGCATATCAAAAAACAGCAGCTAAGATCTCTCTATAGTTAGAAATAATGAAGTTTTCTTCCAAGATATCCAGCAGTAGCAAGTTTAGTCTAGTATTTCCTTCTTTGTCTTATATAAAAGCTTCAACAACTCTACAAGTAACTATGTTGTTTAGTTCAAAGAACGTCTGGCTCAATGAAATCTAGAAAGTGATTCGCACCATTAACACCCTCCATAGCTGACTTAACCACTGGTTTAGCTGCCACTTCATACACCTCCGGTGAAATCGTATCTGGTCCAAACACCCTATCTGCCACAAACCATCCTCAAGATGTTATAATCACGAAACACATAGATTACCGCTACCTTAATCCAAAACAGCATTCCGGCCCTCACAGTAGCACACAAGTTCAAATTCgaaaaatacaaactaaaaaatgagTACCAAATCCATAGGCCGTGGCTGGATTATACTCATTGCGCACGATCTTATCCCCGTCCGCATACCAAGCAATCTCATCCCCTTTCAGAAATTCCCTCTCGCTGCAATCATAATCCCAGACCAAAACTCAAATCAATCGCAAAATCATCAACACTAAAATCAATCACGGATCTGATTTAACGCCCTCCGATCTCTCCACTTACCTCAAGGGCCGAAACCGAATCGTGACCGAAATGCTATCCCCATTCCTCAGCTCATCCACAGGCTCAGCAATCAAATCATCAGAAATAAACCCAACCGGCGAACAATCACCACCATAACCTCCACCTCCATATTGCATTGAATCCGAACCCCCTCGACCAGGTACCATCGATCTAGAACCACATCCACCACTGTTTCCATAATGCGAAGACGCTGAAGTCGAACAAGATCGAGGAATCATCTTCCCGTTGGTGAAAGAACTCGGCGATGGACTCGAAcagtaagaagaagaagtagatTTTCGGTTAGAATACGGTGAACTACTATGCGTTCGGGACGATGACGCCATAGACTGAATCCAACAAGTCAGTGAGGACGAATCTGATAGCACAAAAtgtaaatcaaatcaaattgaaaaaagatcaaaaaaaaaaaaacaaaacaaaagaacaagaatAAGAATCAGAAGGaagccaaaaaagaaaaaaaggaaatgtgTCAGAGAACTCACATGGTTACAGAAGCAAAAGGGAAGAACATTGAGAATTTGTTtgtgcttcttcttcttcttcttcttcttcttcttcttcttccttttctgtAAGGTAATAATTCGGTTCAAGGCTTTAAGCTAAGTCCCATGGAAGGAAGACTTTAGAGATTGTTTCGTCTTCTTTAAGACAAAGAAGAGCTGCAGGGGCATAACatagatagagagagagagagagaaatgataatttttataatttgaattttgttcattttgaattaatagtatttttgtgtaatatatttaatgGAAAGTGACGTGGCAGAAGGGTGGGGGTGGCTTTTAAAATTGGGAAGAGGAAAAAgactttgaaaaaataaacctgGAAATTAGCGGGAATAACACTGCCCATTCGCCATTGGGTCCAACCATACGCTACACTACGCACACTCTAACCTTTCACTAATTACAACTTACGTCAAAATATCACTTTCCACTCCTCAACTTTTCTACAATTAATTCATCATTTTACTCCCTACCTTTTCATTCCTCTCAATTTCTTAAATACATGTTTCTAAATATACCCAAATCATcctttttaccaaaattttgttaattatatgCTACATATCCATTTAATCTCGTTCAcgacaaataaattttgttatattggtaaatattttttaacaatattattttttaaatttataactataatttcaatttttttattcatttgagTTTGTATATATTCTaatgtttatatttagttcatttaaatataaaatctaatgTAGAAAgtatagagattaaaataaatatttgatagtaATAAAGCGGTACTTATTCTCatgtataaataaacaaattagtataaaaaaaattagttttcaaactaaacaatttaattaaaagtatttggtccattttatttttttgaattatgtttggtcttaaattttcaataatgcTTTTTCAcaattctattaaaaaaacacacaaacttcaactaaaatataaaacaaaaataagtttctTTATTCGTTATtctgtataaaaaaaattgtaaacctaatttttttataaatctaACGTTTATTAAATTGACTATAAAAATGTTCTAAACCCTTCAAAAGTTGAAGTATTAAAGagaggaaaacaaaagttagagactaaattaacaaattaacattttctaaatttagtttttttttaagttagtTTCTTTTCCTATAAACGATagtatttaaattgaaaatattaagatatatataacaacatttttaaaaaattataaatataatagaatatGTAGAAGTTGTGactataaaaatttatgagcAACAGAAGTACTctatacttaattatataatttgttatatttaaaaaagaaatactctatacttaattattatttataatattgtcaTCGATTTATAATTAaccttaaaaatatatattattgatccAATCCCTAATGGCTGATTGTTTGCCTTTGAGTTTGTGttcttaattattctttaatccatatttgagttttttcttcctctctaaattaattttataaacgtcattttaattttcaccagtaatttttaatgtattattattcACTTAAAACGAGTCAAAGCttctaaaacttaaaagaaatatagttttttataattttagtaataaacgacgattcatttcttttccttttttaatatttttacatcttttatgattatttttctatcttttaactataatggttgaatttttatttttattccagcttaaaaaatgaatacaattttataaactttcttctttttagttttcaaatttggaattaatttttaatttaaataaacaaaaacaaaatgatgatCACATGAGTGGGGATGATGTGTTGAGAAGAGacatgaattttaaaaataaaagttaaaatggaATTGTAATTAAATGAGTTGTTTATTATCggtatttaaatatatttaaacgtaatcaaatattaaaaaaattaaattatcgtaattaacaagaaataaaatcatttacaaaatatagaaaaaaaaaaaaaacatatgtgTCAATTATTACTATAAAGTTTTATGTAAGGGgatatatattaacattttgtaaatatcaatgtcaaaatttaggtCGGACAAACATTGGTTAATTCGTTTGTAGAGAAAGAATGAGAATCatgtcaaataataataatgtgattTTACATCAGTGTGGCAAATGATACGTCCACTCTAATGCTCAACTGagtaattaatcatattaggaataaatattaaactaaaacacTCGGATTTCACTTATCTTTCAAGAGACCTCATTGATCTATTTATATGCGTCCAAATGTTGATTCAAGATGAATTATAGCAATTGAGATACTTCTTAGACTATTCCATTAGACTCGACGTTGGTCGAGGAGCTCAAAATGAAGTTTGACTAATTTCTCCCTCTCTCGTCAATCTAATCAATAATAATGTGAATGAAATAGTTTCGTATTTCGTTCACCAGACTTTACCTGGAATAGACCCTAACcaattccttctcttttcctaaATCATACGGAATCGTTTGAACACTTGTAATTACATTATAATGCATTGCAATACAATCCAAAACTCATGTTTAGACTGAACATTTTGAgtcataattatattaataaactcATTTCATTTCgacaattttcaattaaactatattttccatcattttcactttttacaatttcgtTTTTGTTTCGATCTCAATTTTACGTGCATTCCAACACTTCTCTCGTTTTCAGTCATTTTGATTGCATTCAAACTCCCAAAAATTTTCTACACGTTGTTTTAAGCTCTAACAATTATTCTTGAATCAATTTAATTCATGCCAATccttttacaataattttcccCATTCATCCAAAACTATCTTTCACATACAATAAATACATGGGATTTTTCTTACAAACTAAGTCCCACCATTATCCTAATTCTGGAATTTCCAATACAAACGAGgagtttataaattaaagattaatattacaagttataaaatacataaagtttttcaatccaaaattgttgtttgatttaaaagaaaaaagaaaaaaaagaaactttttctctttattgaAATGGAATATAAGCATACAAGGAAGAgtgagggagagagagagaggaacgGCGGAGAGTATCGCAGTTGGCACTACCATGTGACTGTGGGGGACAGCCACCGCGTACTTTACACGTAGGACATGTAGGGGCAGATGTAACGTGACTTGTACCACCATGCTCCACATCCCCACGTGGGGGTTACTTTCGTCTTTTTAAACCCTTTTCCGATGCCTTCTTTTTCACGCGCCGCCCATTTGTATTCTCATTTCCGACGTGCTCCCACGACCAGGAcataattgtaattttaaattagtttttctttttcttttcttttttttataagtattttaaaaaatcaattccacCCAATTCAATTGGTTGCCACCCAAAATGTTTCCTACATTACACTTCTTCTACTTCAACTACCCAATCTTAGAgtttttgatttgatttgatttatttattttcatcctAATCTTTTGATGTAATTGGTTAAATTgacattaaattattgtttttggaaaCAACCTTATTAAAGCTCTACTTCCATAAACGATTTTGTTTATCGTTTTCCTtccttttgttatattatgcCGACTAAGTATATAGGTTGAACTTTAGGTTGTAGGACATTATTCTTTCAATTCTTTAGGGTTTGattaactttctatttttcttttctttttaaatatgttggGTTAATAGAACAAGTAAAAATATGGTATTGAAATAAACCGTAAATGTTTGATATCAATTCAGGTGCGTTcgtttagaaaatatttctattaacgatttatcaaaattatattttataaactagTTGCTTGAGACTCTTACCgttgaacattttttattagataacAACTACCTAGCTCAATATTGAATGTCATTACGTTAGTGTTCTTTGTAACTAAAGATTTGGAATTGATAAGGTTATTGGAGCATAACGCAGTCggtttaaacaaattaatgttattattgaaaagatcaaatattttaatcactCAACTTCCACGAcctaaaagtaaataaataattgaacatATTTGACTACTTATTAGGTAAATGAGTAAAAGAGATTgtgatatcaatttttttctaagtaATATAGGTTAACTTAAGTAGGATGCCTTAACTAAAACTAcacaaagttcaaaattatgaatgCTTAACCATTAGTTTTTAGTTGGTAGTATGAGTTAATAGTATGCCTCTTATTTAAGATTACTAGTTATGAAACTCGTATATTGCACATGAAATATTGTAGTTCTggtttttttaacataatgTGATACTTTTTAGTCTAATGTTAAcatgtaaatatatatctacTATCTCAAATATAATAGTGTTTCATCAACATCAATTGCTGTCTTTCAAACCGACACACCTACGTCACTGGACGAGAAGAGTAATATGAGAATTCATATAAGATGTAGGAGTAAATTGAGTATGTACAGATCCTCCCTatataatctatttttatacagcatatatatatcaaacgtTTAACTTAACTACAcctaagaaagaaaacaaaacaaaaaatcatatatatatatatatgagaaacgaatttattgattaatatgaATTGTTAAAAGGGAAAGGTGTTTTAAGCACTCTATGGTGGGATTAGGAAGGGTCACCTGAAAATGGACAAAGAAAATTGGTAAAAATGTTTGGTTGTGGGGAAATCAAAGATGGGTTTGTTTTAACTAACCAACAACCCCCCCTATTTCAAATTAACACTTTATTGGGATAACCATTatgtgtatttcttttttcttatttgaaaaagGGGATAACCTTACcttcattttatttacatctttattttctttttcaatttttcaatttttcaaataccctattactattattattgttacgATACTTAAACTtcaatatctattttttttgaCCTATttcattaaagtttttttttttttacttcacatttaacataaaattgagGAATAAATTCAATGAATTATCAATAATGAACACATGTAATCCACGTGAAAATGTCGAACGatctaaagaaaaagaatgtaaatacATAATGAAAGCATAGACAACAACAGTTCCATATGTAACCATCTCTAGTTATTTGGATATTTGCAACTCATTAATATCAGTTGTGTCTGGTAAACTCAACAAATACATTTGTTCGATAATCATATCCTTTACCTTAAAGAGTTGTATTTTGTCGATATCAATTGTATCTATTAGATTCAACGAAAATTAATACCTATTTagataagaataaaatataaacttattagaagaggaaacaaaatattattatcctatattttctcctttaattatattataaacaatGGATAGATTATAgatacatttttcaaatagagTAAGATATgtggagagagaaaataaaagtatatctATGAACCAACTTCATTATCTCCACTCCATGGGGAATAGGTATGAGGATTTGAAAaccaatttctaaaatatataaaagaaaagtcatGGACTAATCtataacataatttaaaatacaacattttgaatacaatatatatatatatatatatatatatatatatatatatatatatatatataaagatctATTTATTGTTTACGTGACACTTATCTAATGTCATTTTGTTGTtaagaaattgtttttattaaatttggataaataataacgataaaaataattttagtataaaagtataaaggcaaaaataaaatacttattGAATGTatggaaatttatttatttcgatgcaaaactaaaaaataaagaataataaaagaacACACGaacaaaaaagggaaattgcaattgataaccatttcaacaataataattaaggatagcaaaactatcacttaTAGACTtatatcgctgatagacttcgtatggtctatcagtgatgatagactaatattttcaacatggtctatcggtggtaaatttataatttgacaaattttctatacttgcaaattttttaaaatgttgctatatacttaatttttttgaatctAATcgctaaattt
Coding sequences within:
- the LOC101212819 gene encoding kinesin-like protein KIN-7D, mitochondrial isoform X3, which encodes MEGVNGTVFAYGVTSSGKTHTMHGDQNSPGIIPLAIKDVFSIIQDSPGREFLLRVSYLEIYNEVINDLLDPTGQNLRVREDAQGTYVEGIKEEVVLSPGHALSFIAAGEEHRHVGSNNFNLFSSRSHTIFTLMIESSARGDEYDGVIFSQLNLIDLAGSESSKTETTGLRRKEGAYINKSLLTLGTVIGKLSEGKASHVPYRDSKLTRLLQSSLSGHGHVSLICTVTPASSNMEETHNTLKFASRAKRVEIYASRNKIIDEKSLIKKYQREISTLKQELDQLKRGMLAGVNHEEIMNLRQQLEEGQVKMQSRLEEEEEAKVALMSRIQRLTKLILVSSKNSIPGCLSDVPSHQRNKSSFDDKAEVSQGLHSESENHNDPSSIVHSDVSSQLNGEPLPADSAVIGSTNDEMTLSDQMDLLGEQVKMLAGEIAFKTSTLKRLVEQSVDDPDGSKVQIQNLEQEIQEKKMQMMALEKRISEGGESSISSASMAEIQQTVTRLMTQCSEKDFELEIKTADNRVLQEQLQNKCAENRELQDKVELLEHQLASVTSNKLTCSPENCCQEKYIEEFKKKIQSQEIENEKLKLESVHFSEEISGLHVQNQKLAEEASYAKELASAAAVELKNLAAEVTKLSLQNAKLEKELISTRELAHSKTTQNNHNGNRKYNDFSRPGRKGRLSGWSNDVSAATSGDFESWNLDPDDLKMELHARKQREEALEAVLAEKEILEDDYRKKMEEAKKREAALENDLANMWVLVAKLKKEGGGGAISDVKTDARQNSETENVIDTKTDDNETVTIFKEDADPVDDPKKPEETREEEPLVIRLKARMQEMKEKDLKCLGNVDTNSHMCKVCFELPTAAILLPCRHFCLCKSCSLACSECPICRTKIVDRLFAFTS